In Phaeobacter gallaeciensis DSM 26640, a genomic segment contains:
- the gyrA gene encoding DNA gyrase subunit A, giving the protein MNDTPETPENMDESKPERPQYDGPTVSIESEMRTSYLDYAMSVIVSRAIPDLRDGLKPVHRRILYAMHEVGNSHDKPYRKSARPVGDVMGKYHPHGDSAIYDALVRMAQDFSMSLPLLDGQGNFGSMDGDNPAAMRYTEVRMDKPAASILADIEKDTVDFQDNYDGKDREPTVLPARFPNMLVNGAGGIAVGMATNIPPHNLGEVIDATLALIEDPDLTSEQLIDFVPGPDFPTGGVMLGRSGARKAYLEGRGSVVIRAKTRVEEIRKDRYAIVVEEIPYQVNKAAMIEKIAEQVREKKIEGVSHVQDESDRNGVRVVVELKRDATAEVVLNQLYRFSPMQTHFGCNMLALNGGRPEQLTLRRFLTSFLDFREDVIARRTAYDLRKARERSHILCGLAVAVSNVDEVVATIRASADAAEARHKLMTRRWPATDIAPYIRLIDDPTHTMNDDGTYNLSEIQARAILELRLQRLTQIGVKEVTDELEELAGKIKEYLEILSSRERILGIISDELREVRDNFAVPRRTQIVDWSGDMEDEDLIEREDMVVTITSGGYIKRTPLADFRAQKRGGKGLSGMQTKEEDVVTNLFVANTHTQLLFFTTDGMVYKLKTWRLPQGGRTSKGKAIVNILPIPPGVSIAAIMPVDVPDDEWENLQVVFATSGGDVRRNRLSDFTNVRRNGKIAMKLPEDGSVRLVNARICSEEDDVMLVTNSGRAIRFRSTDVRVFNSRESTGVRGIRLVSDGDEVVSMSVIRHFSAEPWERNAFIKRFRSELGGDVTEEENGEETEGSLSEERYQEMLAANDLLVTINRTGVGNLTSAHDYRVSGRGGQGVGAMKGGAIVATFPVELEDQIMLATSKGQSIRCPVNGISFRSRSAGGVRVFNTAKGEEVVSVAWIAERDDEEVPASEDTSETAEAT; this is encoded by the coding sequence GTGAACGATACGCCGGAAACTCCTGAAAACATGGACGAAAGCAAACCTGAACGGCCCCAATATGACGGCCCAACGGTGTCCATCGAATCCGAGATGCGCACATCGTATCTCGATTATGCGATGTCGGTTATTGTCAGCCGCGCCATTCCTGACCTGCGTGACGGTCTGAAACCGGTTCACCGCCGGATTCTCTACGCCATGCATGAGGTCGGAAACTCGCATGACAAACCCTACCGCAAATCGGCGCGTCCGGTTGGCGATGTCATGGGTAAATACCACCCTCATGGCGACTCCGCGATTTATGACGCCTTGGTGCGGATGGCGCAGGATTTCTCCATGTCGCTGCCGCTGTTGGATGGGCAAGGCAACTTTGGCTCCATGGATGGCGATAACCCAGCCGCCATGCGCTATACCGAGGTGCGGATGGACAAGCCCGCCGCCTCTATCCTCGCCGACATTGAAAAAGACACCGTTGATTTTCAGGACAACTATGATGGCAAGGACCGCGAACCCACGGTTCTGCCCGCCCGTTTCCCGAATATGCTCGTCAATGGCGCGGGCGGTATTGCGGTTGGCATGGCCACCAATATTCCGCCCCATAACTTGGGCGAGGTGATTGATGCCACGCTCGCGCTGATTGAGGACCCGGATCTGACCAGCGAACAGCTGATCGACTTTGTGCCCGGCCCGGACTTTCCGACCGGCGGCGTGATGCTGGGTCGTTCCGGGGCGCGCAAGGCCTATCTGGAAGGACGCGGCAGCGTCGTTATTCGCGCCAAGACCCGCGTTGAGGAGATCCGCAAAGACCGCTACGCCATCGTGGTCGAAGAAATCCCCTATCAGGTCAACAAGGCCGCGATGATCGAAAAGATCGCCGAACAGGTGCGCGAGAAAAAGATTGAGGGTGTCAGCCACGTTCAGGATGAATCCGATCGCAACGGCGTGCGGGTTGTTGTGGAGCTGAAACGCGATGCCACGGCTGAGGTGGTACTGAACCAGCTCTATCGTTTCTCGCCCATGCAGACCCATTTTGGCTGCAACATGCTGGCCCTGAACGGCGGTCGCCCCGAGCAGCTGACGCTGCGCCGGTTCCTGACCTCCTTCCTTGATTTCCGCGAAGACGTGATTGCGCGGCGCACCGCCTATGACCTGCGTAAGGCGCGGGAACGCAGCCATATTCTGTGCGGCTTGGCCGTCGCGGTTTCTAATGTGGACGAGGTGGTCGCGACCATCCGTGCCTCTGCGGATGCAGCCGAAGCCAGACATAAGCTGATGACCCGGCGCTGGCCCGCAACCGACATCGCACCTTATATCCGTCTGATCGACGATCCGACCCACACCATGAATGACGACGGCACCTACAATCTCTCCGAGATTCAGGCCCGCGCCATTCTGGAACTGCGCCTGCAACGTCTCACCCAGATTGGTGTCAAGGAAGTCACCGACGAGCTGGAAGAACTGGCAGGTAAGATCAAGGAATACCTTGAGATCCTGTCCTCGCGCGAGCGGATCCTTGGCATCATATCGGACGAGTTGCGCGAAGTGCGTGATAATTTCGCCGTTCCCCGTCGTACACAGATTGTCGACTGGTCCGGTGACATGGAAGACGAAGACCTGATCGAGCGCGAAGACATGGTCGTGACGATCACCAGCGGCGGCTACATCAAGCGGACCCCGCTGGCCGACTTCCGGGCGCAGAAGCGTGGCGGTAAGGGGCTGTCGGGCATGCAGACGAAGGAAGAGGATGTTGTCACCAACCTCTTTGTGGCCAATACCCATACCCAGCTGTTGTTCTTCACCACTGACGGGATGGTCTACAAGCTGAAGACCTGGCGCCTGCCGCAAGGTGGCCGCACCTCGAAGGGTAAGGCGATTGTCAACATTCTGCCGATCCCGCCGGGCGTCTCCATCGCGGCGATCATGCCGGTCGATGTGCCGGATGACGAATGGGAAAACCTGCAGGTGGTCTTTGCCACCTCGGGCGGGGATGTCCGTCGCAACCGCCTGTCGGATTTCACCAATGTGCGCCGCAACGGCAAGATCGCCATGAAACTGCCGGAAGATGGCTCCGTCAGGCTGGTCAATGCCCGCATCTGCTCCGAAGAGGACGATGTGATGCTGGTGACCAATTCCGGGCGGGCGATCCGGTTCCGTTCGACCGACGTCCGCGTCTTCAACTCCCGTGAATCGACCGGGGTGCGTGGGATCCGGCTGGTGAGCGACGGGGATGAAGTCGTCTCAATGTCGGTGATCCGCCACTTCAGCGCAGAGCCCTGGGAACGCAATGCCTTTATCAAGCGCTTCCGCTCTGAGCTTGGTGGGGATGTTACCGAAGAAGAAAATGGTGAAGAAACCGAAGGGTCGCTTTCCGAGGAGCGGTATCAGGAAATGCTGGCGGCCAATGATCTTCTGGTGACCATCAACCGCACTGGTGTGGGCAATTTGACTTCGGCCCATGACTACCGTGTCAGCGGGCGTGGTGGTCAGGGTGTGGGCGCGATGAAAGGCGGTGCCATCGTCGCGACCTTCCCGGTCGAGCTTGAGGATCAGATCAT